In Macrobrachium nipponense isolate FS-2020 chromosome 25, ASM1510439v2, whole genome shotgun sequence, one genomic interval encodes:
- the LOC135199390 gene encoding DNA repair protein complementing XP-C cells homolog produces MAADGIKRTSSRGIRSCSQSCKVPVQKGNIETGRKKMLKVDMATSKKGRKTESEVKVSDQLGKVNLSKCSDKAQKNISKVQGNATDVKPVKHTNSNKKEDSTKKLTKDKHEKETGKIKKERKGSRESSERRRSGDVSKAKFPTKTNDVENDFSKIESMIFEDHLAASEEKTSAPGKKRGRPKKGESPSGTSGSSTKKPKVMKQASDSGKRKTADRGKKPAPATLKAKKEKVDGSDSDASDWEEVDEEGDINELEALLNDSMDTKVSAKESVKIELDAPDLIWGMKKRKKRRTEAEMIEEYLRRHVNRSIRELYENMHKAHVLCLFAHGQFVNKTLNSEILLGSALSIITEKNAYPPKRLDMSYLEKFVSWFSRKITLPAEDLEEDYWNIPLEAILVKRFGSKTALTNRELVFMFIIIARALGMNVRLILSLQPMSWKPNADALIKRIKEEKKSTGISISDSSGSAHNFTEAVVKEEKPKVKNNRKMLSSDSDVNENPGKGQTSKKGSSGSSKTSKRPASSLDGSDSDFDPSSDKIKKGPKGSRGSKRKNSSDDSSDRSKKRKLSEKKEKNGNRKKTGPLVEWAEVYVEEEEKWMCIDVTKAKIHCILEIEARTPSTSGYITAYNADLTVKDVTRRYISTWLSNENKLRCDSKWWQKSIRGFMGKKTRLDREEDEEMDQILKQQPLPKSIGEYKNHPLYALQRHLLKFEAIYPPDETPVGYIKGEPVYPRSSIYTLHSRDIWMKEAKTVRVGEEPYKVVKARPKWDRETCQVIKDRPLEVFGEWQVEDYEPPVAVGGKVPRNEYGNVELFKPSMLPKGCVHIPIAGLNRIARKLNIDCASAITGFDFHSGWSHPVYEGFVVCEEYKDVLLDAWNEDQVEQAKRAEEKREKRIYNNWKKLINGMLVRERVREKYGTYEVPEDEAEDKSESETKAKVKKVRANEENKTKVTQADIDAARPPLVTHSVKNLQIDLTSNVVEMAQASRRSTMKTKNARRAKPVKEKAKSSQLPVAGEGCLGDSSDETDEEEKKEKIRAILQWGTKSANAASNLSDDSDCEEDAKPSCSKFESALNTFVNSSHFNAVKKLENRQKKRGRRASSDLDEESDSGRSSRSTTPEVDVKDMSDIAPRRVPRRSVTQKTVMYEESDEGDISLGESDLEDKTFDPVKVKSGGLNLSDSE; encoded by the exons ATGGCAGCTGATGGCATCAAAAGGACCTCATCAAGGGGTATTCGCTCCTGTTCACAGTCATGCAAAGTCCCAGTACAAAAAGGAAACATAGAGacagggagaaaaaaaatgttgaaggTTGACATGGCAACTTCTAAAAAGGGCAGAAAAACAGAAAGTGAAGTGAAGGTGTCTGATCAGCTGGGAAAAGTGAACTTGTCAAAATGCTCAGATAAGGCTCAGAAGAACATTTCTAAAGTCCAGGGTAATGCCACAGATGTGAAACCTGTAAAGCATACTAACTCTAACAAGAAAGAAGATAGTACAAAGAAGTTAACAAAAGATAAGCATGAGAAAGAGACAGGTAagatcaagaaagaaagaaagggttcCAGAGAGAgttcagaaaggaggaggagtggaGACGTTTCAAAAGCGAAGTTTCCTACAAAAACAAATGATGTTGAAAACGACTTCTCCAAAATTGAGAGCATGATTTTTGAAGATCATTTAGCAGCTTCTGAGGAGAAGACTAGTGCCCCTGGGAAAAAGAGAGGTAGACCAAAGAAAGGAGAAAGCCCTTCAGGTACCAGTGGCAGCTCGACTAAGAAACCAAAGGTTATGAAGCAAGCATCAGATAGCGGTAAGAGAAAGACTGCTGACCGAGGAAAAAAACCGGCACCTGCCACCCTCAAGGCAAAGAAGGAGAAAGTTGATGGCTCTGATTCCGATGCCAGTGATTGGGAGGAAGTGGATGAAGAGGGTGATATAAATGAGCTGGAAGCCCTCTTGAATGACTCAATGGATACGAAAGTCTCTGCCAAGGAATCTGTGAAGATTGAATTAGATGCACCAGATCTGATCTGGggtatgaagaagaggaagaaaaggagaacAGAGGCAGAAATG ATTGAGGAGTATCTAAGACGTCACGTTAATCGCTCTATCAGAGAGTTGTATGAAAATATGCATAAGGCTCACGTTCTCTGCCTCTTTGCCCATGGGCAATTCGTGAACAAAACTCTGAATTCAGAAATCTTATTGGGCTCTGCTCTTTCCATCATAACCGAAAAAAATGCATATCCACCTAAAAGACTAGACATGAGCTACTTGGAAAAGTTTGTCAGTTGGTTTTCGCGTAAGATAACTTTACCTGCCGAAGATCTAGAAGAAGATTATTGGAACATTCCACTTGAAGCCATATTGGTTAAAAGGTTTGGGAGTAAAACTGCCCTGACAAACAGAGagttagtttttatgtttatcataATTGCACGAGCACTGGGGATGAACGTTCGTCTCATCTTGTCACTTCAGCCTATGAGTTGGAAACCCAATGCAGATGCTCTGATAAAACGAATCAAAGAAGAGAAGAAATCAACTGGAATTAGCATCAGTGATTCCTCTGGATCAGCTCACAACTTTACTGAAGCAGTGGTAAAAGAGGAAAAACCAAAGGTGAAGAACAACCGAAAGATGTTATCGTCGGACTCCGACGTGAATGAAAACCCAGGGAAGGGACAGACAAGTAAAAAGGGAAGTTCTGGCTCCAGTAAAACCAGTAAGAGACCTGCAAGTTCTCTGGATGGAAGTGACAGTGACTTTGATCCTTCtagtgacaaaatcaagaaaggtCCTAAGGGGTCTCGTGGCTCCAAGAGAAAAAACTCCAGTGATGACAGTAGTGATCGTAGTAAGAAGAGGAAACTCAgtgaaaagaaggagaagaatggGAATCGTAAGAAAACAGGACCCTTGGTAGAATGGGCTGAGGTTTAcgtggaggaagaagaaaaatggatGTGCATTGATGTGACGAAGGCAAAAATCCATTGCATACTAGAAATTGAG GCACGAACACCTTCCACCTCAGGATACATAACAGCTTACAATGCCGACCTTACCGTGAAAGATGTGACGAGGAGATACATTTCAACTTGGTTATCTAATGAGAATAAG TTGCGATGTGACAGCAAGTGGTGGCAGAAGTCTATTCGGGGATTCATGGGGAAGAAGACCAGATTAGATAGAGAAGAGGATGAGGAAATGGATCAGATTCTCAAGCAACAGCCACTTCCAAAATCTATTGGAGA atataaaaacCACCCACTGTATGCCCTACAACGACATCTTTTGAAATTTGAAGCAATTTATCCGCCTGACGAAACTCCAGTAGGGTACATCAAAGGCGAACCGGTGTACCCTCGATCGAGCATTTACACCCTGCATTCTCGAGATATTTGGATGAAGGAAGCTAAAACTGTGCGTGTAGGGGAGGAGCCGTACAAGGTCGTAAAGGCTAGACCTAAATGGGATAGG GAAACCTGCCAAGTGATAAAGGACAGACCGCTGGAAGTGTTCGGAGAGTGGCAGGTTGAGGACTACGAACCGCCTGTAGCTGTAGGAGGGAAGGTACCCCGCAATGAGTACGGGAATGTCGAGCTGTTCAAACCGTCCATGTTGCCCAAAGGATGTGTCCACATACCTA TTGCTGGTCTGAATCGTATCGCCCGAAAGCTGAACATTGACTGTGCTTCTGCGATAACCGGATTCGACTTTCACTCTGGTTGGTCGCACCCTGTGTACGAAGGCTTCGTGGTTTGTGAAGAATACAAAGATGTCTTACTGGATGCATGGAATGAG gacCAAGTTGAGCAAGCAAAGCGTGCGGAGGAAAAACGAGAGAAAAGAATCTACAATAACTGGAAGAAACTCATCAATGGAATGCTGGTGAGGGAACGTGTCCGGGAGAAGTACGGGACATACGAGGTGCCTGAAGACGAAGCCGAGGACAAGAGTGAAAGTGAAACTAAAGCCAAGGTTAAAAAAGTCAGagcaaatgaagaaaataaaaccaaagtCACACAGGCAGACATTGATGCTGCTAGACCTCCACTTGTGACTCACAGTGTCAAAAACCTTCAAATTGACCTGACATCCAATGTTGTAGAAATGGCTCAAGCCAGCAGGAGGagcacaatgaaaacaaaaaatgcacGCAGAGCAAAGCCAGTGAAAGAAAAAGCCAAAAGTTCACAGCTCCCTGTGGCTGGTGAAGGCTGTCTTGGTGATAGTTCAGATGAAACtgacgaagaagaaaagaaggagaaaATCAGAGCAATCTTACAGTGGGGAACAAAATCTGCCAATGCAGCTTCAAATCTCAGTGACGATAGTGATTGTGAAGAGGACGCCAAACCCTCTTGTTCAAAGTTCGAATCTGCACTGAACACTTTTGTTAACAGTTCACATTTCAATGCCGTAAAGAAACTGGAGAATCGCCAGAAAAAGAGGGGTAGAAGGGCAAGCTCTGATCTTGACGAGGAAAGTGATTCAGGGAGGAGCAGTCGTTCAACTACTCCTGAGGTTGATGTCAAGGACATGTCTGACATAGCGCCAAGGAGAGTACCACGCCGATCGGTGACACAAAAGACTGTTATGTA